A window from Agrobacterium tumefaciens encodes these proteins:
- the repC gene encoding plasmid replication protein RepC — protein sequence MDSTCVTTPFGRRAMSFGVLATQFAAQKNRKVDAVDKWKLYRSVCEARPLLGVTDRSLAVLNALLSFYPKNELSSEAGLVVFPSNAQLSLRAHGMAEQTLRRHLSALVEAGLIIRKDSPNGKRYARKHRGGDISEAYGFSLAPLLARKTEIEELAERIISERLDLQRLRESISLCRRDIQKLCEMISAHGDLETFEGFQNRYNAIANSLGRNSKPAELKKIAGFLASLRAEVTNYLENIEKLEKTGGNDCQNERLIKNSESESISERQDLREAVTVVPASPTIAQPAYVAPVSTKPSPPSPKTVLHKQFFVPDIVLVLKACPDISFYAPGGAITGWRDLEVATSVIKTMFNISQSAYQEALTTFGRQATAAILACLLQKADQISSLGGYLRNLTRKAQDGGFDVQTMLLAQLRGRPDKMEAGMMG from the coding sequence ATGGACAGCACATGTGTAACGACGCCCTTTGGGCGGCGAGCGATGTCTTTTGGCGTCCTCGCAACCCAGTTTGCCGCGCAGAAGAACCGAAAGGTTGACGCGGTCGACAAATGGAAACTTTATCGTTCGGTCTGTGAAGCCCGGCCTTTGCTCGGAGTGACCGATCGCTCCCTTGCGGTTTTGAACGCGCTTTTGAGTTTTTATCCGAAGAATGAGCTTTCCAGCGAAGCCGGCCTGGTGGTGTTCCCATCAAACGCGCAATTGTCGCTGCGAGCGCATGGCATGGCCGAACAGACACTGCGCCGGCATCTTTCGGCGCTTGTCGAGGCCGGTCTCATCATCCGCAAGGATAGTCCGAACGGAAAACGCTACGCCCGCAAACACAGGGGAGGCGATATCAGCGAAGCCTATGGTTTTTCACTGGCGCCGCTTCTTGCCCGCAAAACTGAAATCGAGGAACTGGCCGAACGCATCATCAGCGAACGGCTCGATCTTCAGCGCCTTCGTGAGAGCATCAGCCTTTGCCGCCGCGACATCCAGAAACTTTGCGAAATGATATCCGCCCATGGTGACCTCGAAACCTTCGAAGGGTTTCAGAACCGTTACAATGCCATCGCAAACTCTCTTGGCCGCAATTCCAAGCCCGCGGAACTCAAGAAAATCGCCGGTTTTTTGGCCTCTTTGCGTGCAGAAGTGACCAACTATCTGGAAAATATTGAAAAACTGGAAAAAACGGGCGGCAATGACTGCCAAAATGAGCGCCTCATAAAGAATTCAGAATCCGAATCCATATCTGAACGGCAGGATTTGCGTGAGGCGGTTACTGTTGTACCTGCCAGCCCCACCATCGCCCAGCCGGCATATGTAGCCCCCGTCAGTACGAAACCATCGCCACCATCGCCAAAAACCGTTCTTCATAAGCAATTTTTTGTTCCTGATATTGTTTTGGTTTTGAAGGCTTGCCCTGATATCTCGTTCTATGCGCCCGGTGGAGCGATCACCGGCTGGCGTGATCTCGAAGTTGCAACCTCGGTGATCAAAACCATGTTCAACATCAGCCAGTCCGCCTATCAGGAGGCCCTCACCACCTTTGGCCGGCAAGCAACGGCAGCCATCCTCGCCTGCCTGCTGCAAAAGGCGGATCAGATAAGCTCGCTTGGGGGATATCTGCGCAATCTGACGCGCAAGGCCCAGGACGGTGGTTTCGATGTGCAGACCATGCTTCTGGCGCAGCTGCGTGGGCGTCCTGACAAGATGGAGGCGGGCATGATGGGGTGA
- the repB gene encoding plasmid partitioning protein RepB, whose translation MSRKQIFANLGTPAADNNETASERSRPRIRPILGSPDLVTDVLNSPVGMIGQSLNEVSERAKRAEEIEKQLAEGLTIVSLSPADIDPSFIPDRMPASEEADAGLVEAIREQGQQVPILVRPHPDFQGRYQVAFGHRRLRAVSSLGIPVKAVVRDLSDEQLVVAQGQENNERRDLTYIEKARFAQKLQMRFPRDTIMAAMSLHKGDLSNMLSVVGRIPEDLVDLIGPAPGVGRRNWMDLADQLSSSQVKEAARAYVKDATVAALTSEERFKSLLDFLKPKAQAKKAGVWSSETGGRLAKVVESDRKLDISIDKNEAPEFAEFVLEHLQKLFAEYRSKQ comes from the coding sequence ATGAGCAGAAAACAGATCTTCGCCAATCTTGGCACTCCGGCCGCCGACAACAATGAGACCGCATCTGAGCGATCGCGTCCGCGTATCAGGCCCATCCTCGGCTCTCCGGACCTTGTGACGGATGTGCTGAATTCCCCTGTTGGTATGATCGGCCAGTCGCTCAACGAAGTATCTGAACGCGCCAAGCGCGCGGAAGAAATCGAAAAGCAGCTCGCGGAAGGTCTGACGATCGTTTCCCTGAGCCCTGCCGATATCGATCCATCCTTCATACCGGATCGCATGCCAGCCTCCGAAGAAGCAGATGCGGGCCTGGTGGAGGCCATTCGTGAACAGGGCCAGCAGGTTCCCATTCTGGTGCGCCCGCATCCTGATTTTCAGGGCCGTTATCAGGTCGCTTTCGGTCATCGTCGTCTGCGTGCCGTGTCCAGTCTCGGTATTCCGGTCAAGGCCGTCGTTCGTGATCTCAGCGACGAGCAGTTGGTCGTCGCCCAGGGCCAGGAAAACAACGAGCGTCGCGACCTCACCTATATCGAGAAGGCGCGTTTTGCCCAGAAGCTGCAGATGCGGTTCCCGCGCGACACAATCATGGCCGCCATGTCTCTCCATAAGGGCGATCTCTCCAACATGCTGTCGGTTGTCGGCCGCATTCCGGAGGATCTCGTCGATCTCATCGGTCCGGCTCCAGGCGTTGGCCGTCGCAACTGGATGGATCTTGCCGATCAGCTTTCTTCCTCGCAGGTCAAGGAAGCCGCCCGCGCCTATGTAAAGGATGCGACCGTCGCCGCTTTGACATCGGAAGAACGGTTCAAATCGCTGCTGGATTTCCTGAAGCCCAAGGCGCAGGCCAAAAAAGCCGGCGTCTGGTCATCCGAAACCGGGGGGCGACTGGCAAAGGTGGTCGAAAGCGACCGCAAGCTGGATATCTCTATCGACAAGAACGAAGCGCCGGAATTTGCCGAATTCGTTCTCGAACATCTTCAAAAGCTGTTTGCCGAATACCGGTCCAAACAGTGA
- the repA gene encoding plasmid partitioning protein RepA, producing the protein MTQSADLRRAAGAPDLTSLIQQHSAALSAQLQAHNANTFSPHTEKSMRHFSPAETARLIGIGEAYLRQIASERPELDAAQATGRRSYSVEDMDEIRKFLDQGARGTRRYLPHRRDGEELQVIAVMNFKGGSGKTTTSAHLAQYLALRGYRVLAIDLDPQASLSALFGHQPEIDVGPNETLYGAIRYDDERRPIAEIVRGTYIPNLHIVPGNLELMEFEHDTPRALMRRAPGDTLFFARIGQAIAQAQNFYDVVVIDCPPQLGYLTLSALTAATSVLVTVHPQMLDVMSMNQFLAMTGDLLAEIGRAGARSDYNWMRYLITRFEPSDGPQNQMVAFLRSIFGENVLIHPMLKSTAVSDAGLTNQTLFEVERTQFTRSTYDRALEAMNNVNAEIEGLIKKAWGRAA; encoded by the coding sequence ATGACACAGAGTGCCGATTTAAGACGTGCCGCAGGAGCACCCGACCTGACGAGTCTTATACAACAGCATTCGGCTGCGTTGTCAGCCCAATTGCAGGCTCATAATGCAAATACATTTTCCCCGCACACCGAAAAGAGCATGCGCCATTTCTCGCCTGCGGAAACCGCACGGTTGATCGGCATTGGCGAGGCATATCTTCGCCAGATCGCCTCCGAGCGTCCGGAACTCGATGCCGCGCAGGCCACGGGCCGCCGTTCCTATTCGGTCGAGGATATGGACGAGATCAGAAAGTTCCTGGATCAGGGCGCCCGCGGCACCCGCCGTTATCTGCCGCATCGCCGGGACGGCGAAGAGTTGCAGGTCATCGCGGTCATGAATTTCAAGGGCGGTTCGGGAAAAACCACGACCTCGGCGCATCTGGCGCAATATCTGGCGCTGCGCGGGTACCGCGTGCTCGCCATCGATCTCGATCCGCAGGCCAGTCTCTCCGCCCTCTTCGGCCATCAGCCGGAAATCGACGTCGGACCGAATGAAACGCTTTATGGTGCGATCCGTTACGACGACGAGCGTCGGCCGATCGCCGAGATCGTTCGCGGCACCTACATTCCCAATCTCCATATCGTTCCCGGTAATCTGGAACTGATGGAATTCGAACATGATACGCCACGCGCGCTGATGCGCCGCGCTCCGGGCGATACGCTGTTTTTCGCCCGCATCGGTCAGGCCATCGCCCAGGCGCAGAACTTCTACGATGTAGTTGTCATCGATTGCCCACCGCAGCTGGGTTATCTGACGCTTTCGGCGCTGACGGCAGCCACGTCGGTTCTCGTCACCGTTCACCCGCAGATGCTGGACGTGATGTCGATGAACCAGTTTCTTGCCATGACCGGTGATCTTCTCGCCGAAATCGGCAGGGCCGGCGCGCGTTCGGATTATAACTGGATGCGTTACCTGATCACCCGCTTCGAACCGAGCGACGGGCCACAGAACCAGATGGTCGCCTTCCTGCGCTCCATCTTTGGCGAAAACGTCCTCATCCACCCCATGCTGAAAAGCACGGCGGTTTCGGATGCCGGGTTGACCAACCAGACACTTTTCGAAGTGGAAAGGACCCAGTTCACCCGGTCCACCTATGACCGTGCGCTGGAAGCCATGAACAACGTGAACGCTGAAATCGAAGGACTGATTAAAAAAGCGTGGGGTAGGGCAGCATGA
- a CDS encoding FAD/NAD(P)-binding protein: MSYDVALVGSGFSAICTAAHLLSSLPSDASIAIVGDESDFGRGTAYRTELPYHRLNVPAGRMSVFPDRPNDFVDWLTENGITTDPLAFASRGDYGLYLRDRLANLLRSREQRARVDFIRAKASACRPDGAGGFSFVLENDEKLHAKNVILCLGVGSASLPVQTVAKDEGEPHRIISHCWQPGWLSKVKAGDRICILGSGLTMIDQVLTLRGKGHRGPIHVLSRRGLVPHPHVSPPSPPAEMHFSEGTMELSGILQSLRRQVRDGRPWRAVMDGLRPKTQMIWHSLTPAQRSRFLRHALPWWNIHRHRIAPEVSGAFAKLLSDGILEIHAGYLRSIDEQEEGIVVCYRRRHTQILRELQVDWVVNCTGMERAGIGHSRLLETMRDDEVLLLDPFGLGVEVDDQSRLLRKDGESWPGLFAAGALTAGRFWEITAVPDIRVQAQKIAQIVTDRVASTIDRISARG, encoded by the coding sequence ATGTCCTATGATGTCGCTCTTGTGGGGTCGGGCTTCTCGGCCATCTGTACTGCCGCTCATCTTTTATCGTCTCTGCCGTCAGATGCCTCGATTGCCATTGTCGGTGATGAATCGGATTTCGGGCGTGGCACCGCCTACCGCACGGAGCTGCCCTATCATCGGCTAAACGTGCCGGCAGGAAGAATGAGTGTCTTTCCCGATCGGCCCAATGATTTTGTGGACTGGTTGACGGAGAACGGTATCACCACAGACCCCTTGGCTTTTGCCTCGCGCGGTGACTATGGCCTCTATCTTCGCGACAGGCTGGCTAACTTGCTGAGAAGCAGGGAGCAACGGGCAAGGGTGGATTTCATCCGGGCCAAGGCTTCTGCCTGTCGGCCGGACGGTGCTGGCGGCTTTTCCTTCGTCCTGGAAAATGACGAGAAGCTGCATGCGAAGAATGTGATTTTATGCCTCGGTGTCGGCTCGGCCAGTTTGCCGGTGCAAACTGTTGCGAAAGATGAAGGTGAGCCGCACCGTATCATCAGCCATTGCTGGCAACCGGGATGGCTGTCCAAAGTGAAAGCGGGCGATCGCATTTGTATCCTGGGTTCAGGCCTGACGATGATCGATCAGGTTTTGACGCTGCGCGGGAAGGGGCATCGGGGGCCGATCCATGTCTTGTCCCGTCGCGGATTGGTGCCGCATCCGCATGTCAGCCCACCATCGCCACCTGCGGAAATGCACTTCTCCGAAGGCACAATGGAACTCAGCGGGATATTGCAGTCCCTGCGTAGGCAGGTGAGAGACGGGAGGCCCTGGCGCGCCGTGATGGATGGTTTGCGGCCGAAAACGCAAATGATTTGGCACAGCCTTACGCCAGCGCAGCGCAGTCGCTTCCTTCGACATGCCCTGCCGTGGTGGAATATTCACCGGCACCGCATCGCGCCTGAGGTTTCCGGTGCTTTCGCAAAACTGCTCTCGGACGGCATTCTTGAAATCCATGCGGGTTACCTTCGCTCCATCGACGAACAGGAGGAGGGGATTGTGGTATGTTATCGCCGCAGGCATACGCAAATATTGAGAGAGCTGCAGGTCGATTGGGTCGTCAATTGCACGGGCATGGAGCGGGCGGGCATCGGCCATTCGCGCCTTCTTGAAACCATGCGGGATGACGAGGTTCTTTTGCTCGATCCCTTCGGGTTGGGCGTCGAGGTGGATGACCAATCCCGTCTTTTGCGGAAGGATGGGGAAAGCTGGCCCGGTCTTTTCGCCGCCGGTGCGCTGACGGCGGGCCGTTTCTGGGAAATAACGGCTGTTCCGGATATTCGCGTGCAAGCGCAGAAGATTGCGCAGATCGTTACCGACAGGGTCGCCTCAACAATCGATCGGATTTCCGCTCGAGGTTGA
- a CDS encoding RidA family protein — MKNQKLVRYETADNQAGGQRRPFAKAVRAGDFVYVSGQVPTVDGEVVTGGIVAQTEQVVANIRDVLALADCTLADVVKVNVWLDDARDFSSFNAVFQKYFIDHPPARSTVQSPLMVDAKVEMDVIAYKPLA; from the coding sequence GTGAAAAATCAGAAACTGGTAAGGTACGAGACGGCGGACAATCAGGCTGGCGGACAGCGTCGGCCCTTTGCTAAGGCCGTGCGCGCTGGCGATTTCGTTTACGTTTCCGGCCAGGTGCCAACCGTCGATGGCGAGGTCGTGACCGGCGGGATCGTCGCCCAGACCGAGCAGGTAGTTGCTAATATCAGGGATGTTCTGGCGTTGGCCGATTGTACGCTGGCTGATGTGGTCAAGGTCAATGTCTGGCTGGACGATGCCAGGGATTTCTCGAGCTTCAACGCCGTTTTTCAGAAGTACTTCATCGATCATCCTCCGGCGCGTTCGACCGTACAATCGCCGTTGATGGTGGATGCCAAGGTGGAAATGGACGTTATCGCTTATAAGCCGCTGGCTTAA
- a CDS encoding D-TA family PLP-dependent enzyme — protein MSYPWPDAGTPLNAISTPMPVIDEDRLAANILRAQSYLDDHGKAFRPHIKTHKIPAIAKQQLQAGAIGINCQKVSEAEVFADTGFEDILITYNILGAAKLSRLKALNARIGRLSVVADSAVTIAGLAGTFDAARPLAVLVECDTGGKRCGVQTPEAALALAEQIVAAPGLIFKGILTYPAPGGAGAVENFIRETMALLAAKRIECPVRSSGGSPDFYSAHLVPSATEHRAGTYVYNDRSMLRAGHCSAGDLAMHVLATVVSKPTADRAVLDCGSKALTSDLLGFNDYGVIEGHEGAKIISLSEEHAVVDLSGCAGSRPEIGDVVQVVPNHTCVVSNLFDRMVFHRNGVVTRVEQVAARGTVW, from the coding sequence ATGAGCTATCCCTGGCCTGATGCGGGCACACCTCTCAATGCGATCTCAACGCCGATGCCTGTCATTGATGAGGACAGGCTCGCGGCCAATATCCTCAGAGCGCAATCCTATCTGGACGATCACGGCAAGGCCTTCCGGCCACATATCAAAACACACAAGATACCCGCCATTGCCAAACAGCAGCTTCAGGCGGGTGCGATCGGTATCAACTGCCAGAAGGTCAGCGAGGCGGAGGTTTTCGCGGATACCGGTTTTGAAGACATCCTCATTACCTACAATATCCTCGGTGCGGCAAAGCTTTCGCGGCTAAAAGCGCTGAATGCGCGCATCGGCAGGCTGAGTGTCGTGGCCGATAGCGCCGTGACGATTGCCGGTCTTGCCGGTACATTTGATGCGGCAAGGCCTCTTGCCGTTCTGGTCGAATGCGATACGGGCGGCAAGCGCTGCGGTGTGCAGACGCCGGAGGCGGCATTGGCGCTAGCCGAACAGATCGTTGCGGCACCTGGCCTTATATTCAAGGGCATTTTGACCTATCCGGCACCGGGCGGCGCCGGGGCGGTGGAAAATTTCATTCGTGAGACCATGGCGTTGCTCGCGGCAAAGCGCATTGAATGCCCGGTTCGATCCAGCGGCGGCTCGCCGGATTTTTATTCCGCCCATCTTGTTCCCTCCGCCACCGAACATCGGGCCGGCACCTATGTCTATAATGATCGTTCGATGCTGCGTGCCGGGCATTGCAGCGCTGGCGATCTCGCCATGCATGTTCTCGCGACTGTCGTATCAAAACCCACGGCCGATCGGGCCGTGCTGGATTGCGGCTCCAAGGCCCTGACCTCGGATCTTCTGGGTTTCAACGATTATGGGGTGATCGAGGGTCATGAGGGCGCAAAAATCATCTCGCTTTCGGAAGAACATGCGGTTGTCGATCTGTCAGGCTGCGCCGGGAGCCGGCCTGAAATCGGTGATGTGGTCCAGGTCGTACCGAATCACACCTGTGTCGTCAGCAATCTTTTCGATCGGATGGTGTTCCATCGAAACGGCGTTGTAACGCGGGTAGAGCAGGTCGCGGCGCGGGGAACAGTCTGGTAA
- a CDS encoding M81 family metallopeptidase, translating into MRIFTASLATETNTFSPVPTDMDAFRAAFYAGPGEHPETPTLCSSPVPILRRRGKTEGFTVIEGTSCWAEPAGLVQRQTYETLRDTILAELAAALPVDAVVLGLHGAMVAQGYADPEGDFLSRIREMVGPDVLVAAEFDPHSHLTALRVKNLDIMATFLEFPHTDFEERGEHVVDMALRTLRGEINPVISTFDCRMITIYPTSREPMRSYVDRLKAMEGKDGILSISVIHGFMAGDVPDMGTRIVVVTDNDKAKGDALAEKLGHELYAMRKLTAMPMLDTESGLDLVLTIRNDNPEKPAVVSDIWDNPGGGVAGDATHILRRMVERGMDNFAVATIWDPIAVSFCHAAGEGAEIDLRIGGKSSPEGGEPLDFRIKVMRTAEAGWQSFRNSRVTLGRAAVVRPLGTDIDIILITSRTQTYEPDIFSNLGIDFAKKDVLLVKSTNHFHAGFAPVASEIVYIAAPTSYPTDPAKTPYRKASLELWPRVADPLGLD; encoded by the coding sequence ATGCGCATCTTCACGGCGTCGCTCGCCACTGAAACCAATACGTTTTCGCCAGTCCCGACGGATATGGACGCATTTCGCGCGGCTTTTTATGCCGGTCCGGGGGAGCATCCGGAAACGCCGACGCTCTGCTCATCGCCCGTGCCTATTCTGCGCCGCCGCGGCAAGACGGAAGGGTTTACGGTGATCGAAGGGACCTCCTGCTGGGCGGAACCGGCGGGCCTCGTCCAGCGCCAGACCTATGAAACGCTGCGGGATACCATTCTTGCCGAGCTTGCTGCTGCCCTGCCGGTGGATGCCGTGGTGCTTGGCCTGCACGGCGCCATGGTGGCGCAGGGTTATGCCGACCCGGAAGGGGATTTTCTATCCCGCATCCGGGAGATGGTCGGCCCGGATGTGCTGGTCGCGGCGGAATTTGATCCCCACAGTCATCTGACGGCACTTCGGGTCAAAAATCTCGATATCATGGCGACGTTTCTGGAATTTCCGCATACGGATTTCGAAGAGCGCGGTGAGCATGTCGTGGACATGGCGCTGCGCACGCTTCGGGGAGAGATCAACCCGGTCATCTCCACTTTCGATTGCCGCATGATCACCATCTACCCGACCAGCCGCGAACCGATGCGTTCCTATGTCGACCGGTTGAAGGCGATGGAAGGCAAGGACGGTATCCTGTCGATTTCCGTCATTCACGGTTTCATGGCAGGCGACGTGCCGGATATGGGAACGCGGATCGTTGTCGTTACTGACAATGACAAGGCAAAGGGTGATGCACTGGCCGAAAAGCTCGGCCATGAGCTGTATGCCATGCGCAAGCTGACCGCGATGCCGATGCTGGATACGGAATCGGGTCTCGACCTTGTTCTCACCATTCGCAACGACAATCCGGAAAAGCCGGCCGTGGTATCGGACATATGGGACAATCCCGGCGGCGGCGTCGCCGGCGACGCTACTCATATTCTGCGGCGCATGGTGGAGCGCGGCATGGATAATTTTGCCGTCGCGACGATCTGGGATCCGATTGCGGTGTCTTTCTGTCACGCCGCGGGCGAGGGGGCCGAGATCGATCTGCGCATCGGCGGCAAATCCAGCCCCGAGGGCGGGGAGCCGCTTGATTTCCGCATAAAGGTCATGCGCACCGCCGAGGCCGGCTGGCAGAGTTTCCGCAACAGCCGGGTCACGCTAGGTCGCGCCGCTGTCGTCCGGCCGCTCGGCACTGACATCGACATCATCCTCATCACCAGCCGGACGCAGACTTATGAGCCGGATATCTTTTCCAATCTCGGCATCGATTTCGCGAAAAAGGATGTGCTGCTGGTTAAATCGACCAACCATTTCCACGCCGGCTTTGCGCCTGTCGCCTCCGAGATCGTTTATATAGCGGCTCCGACGTCCTATCCGACCGATCCGGCAAAAACGCCCTATCGCAAGGCGAGCCTTGAACTCTGGCCGCGCGTGGCCGATCCGCTGGGTCTGGATTGA
- a CDS encoding HutD/Ves family protein has product MTLLRASDYKRMPWKNGGGETVEIAIFPPGSSVEDFDWRISMATVANDGPFSIFSGIDRTLSILEGNGMALAIAASDPLLLTKESPPLPFPADVPVNATLSDGPIVDLNVMTRRSTFRHAVERHSGLFSGKAAGDITLILALQPLTVSTGSGKNRLEKLDGLLIEAGLPFVIEADQNENAFFLITLERI; this is encoded by the coding sequence ATGACCCTGCTGCGCGCAAGCGACTACAAGCGAATGCCCTGGAAAAACGGCGGCGGCGAAACAGTGGAAATTGCCATTTTTCCGCCCGGCTCTTCCGTGGAGGATTTCGACTGGCGCATCAGCATGGCGACGGTTGCAAATGACGGGCCGTTTTCGATCTTTTCGGGCATAGACCGCACCCTCTCCATTCTTGAGGGAAACGGCATGGCGCTGGCAATCGCGGCCAGCGATCCGCTGCTGCTGACAAAAGAAAGCCCGCCCCTGCCCTTTCCGGCCGATGTTCCGGTGAACGCGACCTTATCGGATGGCCCAATTGTCGATCTGAACGTCATGACCCGGCGCTCAACCTTTCGTCATGCGGTGGAAAGGCATTCCGGACTATTTTCAGGCAAAGCAGCTGGAGACATCACTCTTATTCTAGCGCTACAACCTCTGACAGTCTCCACCGGCAGCGGTAAGAACCGTCTGGAGAAACTCGACGGCCTGCTGATCGAAGCCGGTTTACCGTTCGTCATCGAAGCGGATCAGAACGAAAACGCGTTTTTCCTGATCACGCTCGAGCGTATCTGA
- the hutU gene encoding urocanate hydratase, which yields MNNPRHNIRDVRAPQGTELNAKSWMTEAPLRMLMNNLDPDVAERPHELVVYGGIGRAARTWDDFDRIVATLKDLNEDETLIVQSGKPVGVFHTHKDAPRVLIANSNLVPHWANWDHFNELDKKGLAMYGQMTAGSWIYIGTQGIVQGTYETFVEAGRQHYDGNLKGKWILTGGLGGMGGAQPLAAVMAGACCLAVECDETRVDFRLRTRYVDAKAHTLDEALALIDQWTKAGEAKSVGLIGNAAEIFPELFRRGVRPDIVTDQTSAHDPVHGYLPAGWTVAEWRAKQESDPKAVAAAARASMKVHVQAMVDFWNAGVPTLDYGNNIRQVAKDEGLENAFAFPGFVPAYIRPLFCRGIGPFRWAALSGDPEDIYKTDAKVKELLPDNKHLHNWLDMARERIAFQGLPARICWVGLGDRHRLGLAFNEMVKNGELKAPVVIGRDHLDSGSVASPNRETEAMKDGSDAVSDWPLLNALLNTASGATWVSLHHGGGVGMGFSQHSGMVICADGTDDAARRLERVLWNDPATGVMRHADAGYDIAVECAKEQGLRLPGILGN from the coding sequence ATGAACAATCCACGCCACAATATTCGCGACGTCCGTGCACCGCAGGGCACTGAACTCAATGCCAAAAGCTGGATGACGGAAGCGCCGCTGCGCATGCTGATGAACAATCTCGACCCTGACGTCGCAGAGCGCCCGCATGAGCTGGTGGTTTATGGCGGCATCGGCCGAGCCGCCCGCACCTGGGACGATTTCGACCGCATCGTCGCGACGCTGAAGGACCTGAACGAGGATGAAACCCTCATCGTGCAGTCCGGCAAGCCGGTCGGCGTGTTCCACACCCACAAGGATGCGCCGCGTGTCCTGATCGCCAACTCCAATCTGGTGCCGCATTGGGCGAACTGGGATCATTTCAACGAGCTGGATAAGAAGGGTCTTGCGATGTACGGCCAGATGACGGCTGGTTCGTGGATTTACATCGGCACGCAGGGCATCGTGCAGGGCACCTATGAAACCTTTGTCGAGGCCGGTCGCCAGCATTATGACGGCAACCTGAAGGGCAAATGGATCCTGACCGGCGGTCTCGGCGGCATGGGTGGCGCACAGCCGCTGGCCGCCGTCATGGCCGGAGCCTGCTGCCTCGCCGTCGAATGCGATGAAACCCGTGTCGATTTCCGCCTGCGGACCCGCTATGTCGATGCGAAGGCGCATACGCTGGATGAGGCACTGGCGCTGATCGACCAGTGGACAAAGGCGGGCGAGGCGAAATCCGTCGGCCTGATCGGCAATGCCGCGGAGATCTTCCCGGAACTTTTCCGTCGCGGCGTCCGCCCCGATATCGTCACCGACCAGACCTCGGCGCACGATCCCGTCCATGGTTATCTTCCCGCCGGCTGGACCGTTGCCGAATGGCGCGCCAAGCAGGAAAGCGACCCGAAGGCCGTTGCCGCTGCCGCCCGCGCCTCGATGAAGGTGCATGTTCAGGCCATGGTCGATTTCTGGAATGCCGGCGTTCCGACGCTCGATTACGGCAACAATATCCGCCAGGTCGCCAAGGATGAAGGGCTGGAAAACGCCTTCGCCTTCCCGGGCTTCGTGCCGGCCTATATCCGCCCGCTCTTTTGCCGCGGTATCGGCCCGTTCCGCTGGGCTGCCCTTTCCGGTGATCCGGAAGACATCTACAAGACCGACGCCAAGGTGAAGGAGCTGCTGCCCGATAACAAGCACCTGCACAATTGGCTGGATATGGCGCGCGAGCGCATCGCGTTCCAGGGTCTTCCGGCGCGAATCTGCTGGGTTGGGCTTGGTGACCGCCATCGTCTCGGGCTTGCCTTCAACGAAATGGTCAAGAACGGCGAACTGAAGGCGCCTGTTGTCATCGGCCGTGACCATCTCGACAGTGGCTCCGTCGCATCGCCCAACCGCGAGACCGAAGCCATGAAAGACGGCTCGGACGCCGTTTCCGACTGGCCGCTCCTCAACGCGCTGCTCAACACCGCCTCCGGCGCGACCTGGGTTTCGCTGCATCACGGCGGCGGCGTCGGCATGGGCTTCTCGCAACATTCCGGCATGGTCATCTGCGCCGATGGCACCGACGATGCCGCACGCCGGCTGGAACGGGTGCTGTGGAATGACCCGGCAACCGGCGTCATGCGGCACGCCGATGCCGGCTACGACATCGCCGTGGAATGCGCCAAAGAGCAGGGCCTGCGCCTGCCCGGTATCCTCGGCAATTGA